Proteins co-encoded in one Pseudarthrobacter chlorophenolicus A6 genomic window:
- a CDS encoding MBL fold metallo-hydrolase, producing MKLTKYTHACVRLEKDNRVLVIDPGNFSETGEALAGAETVLVTHEHADHIDVDAVADALRSNSGLSLYAPAGVAARMRSETGDAQDRIHTVEPGASFQAAGFDIRSFGGQHALIHPQIPVVANIGFLLDENLYHPGDSFIIPDGISVKTLLVPLHAPWSKAGEVVDFVVGVRAPKAFQIHDGLLNDNGLKIVEAHVKRIGAKYGTDYAHLDAGESVEI from the coding sequence ATGAAGCTGACGAAATACACCCATGCCTGTGTCCGCCTCGAGAAGGACAACCGGGTCCTGGTGATCGACCCCGGCAACTTTTCCGAAACCGGGGAAGCACTGGCCGGTGCGGAAACGGTGCTGGTGACCCACGAACACGCTGACCATATCGACGTCGATGCTGTGGCGGATGCCCTGCGCAGCAACAGCGGGTTATCGCTGTATGCGCCGGCGGGCGTCGCAGCCCGGATGCGCTCCGAAACCGGGGATGCCCAGGACCGGATCCACACGGTGGAACCAGGAGCGTCCTTCCAGGCAGCCGGATTCGATATCCGGAGCTTTGGCGGCCAGCATGCGCTGATCCACCCGCAGATTCCCGTGGTGGCAAACATCGGCTTCCTGCTGGACGAAAACCTGTACCACCCGGGGGACTCCTTCATCATCCCTGACGGCATCAGTGTGAAGACCCTTCTGGTTCCGCTGCACGCACCGTGGAGCAAGGCCGGCGAGGTAGTGGATTTTGTGGTGGGCGTGCGCGCGCCGAAAGCCTTCCAGATCCATGACGGATTGCTCAATGACAATGGCCTGAAGATCGTGGAGGCCCATGTTAAGCGGATCGGTGCAAAGTATGGCACCGACTACGCCCACCTGGATGCGGGGGAATCGGTGGAAATCTAG
- a CDS encoding Fur family transcriptional regulator — protein sequence MPLGAKADSTPPAPAAGAGKEQRVTKQRLAVSAALDDLDDFVSTQELYRILQNQGVSVSLATAYRILQSLADEGLVDVLRNGEGEAVYRRCAVTGHHHHLLCRNCGKAVEVEAPAVETWAARTAAEHGFTEVAHTVEIFGLCPDCTALKAAGRL from the coding sequence ATGCCGCTCGGCGCCAAGGCTGATTCCACCCCGCCCGCCCCGGCTGCGGGCGCCGGCAAGGAACAGCGCGTCACCAAGCAGCGCCTCGCGGTCAGCGCGGCACTGGACGACCTGGACGACTTCGTCAGCACCCAGGAGCTGTACCGGATCCTGCAGAACCAGGGCGTCTCGGTATCCCTGGCAACCGCCTACCGCATCCTCCAGTCGCTTGCGGACGAGGGACTGGTGGACGTGCTGCGCAACGGCGAGGGCGAGGCTGTCTACCGGCGCTGTGCCGTCACGGGGCACCACCACCACCTGCTGTGCCGCAACTGCGGCAAGGCCGTGGAGGTGGAGGCGCCCGCCGTCGAAACGTGGGCTGCCCGCACCGCTGCCGAGCACGGCTTCACCGAGGTGGCGCACACCGTGGAAATCTTTGGCCTCTGCCCGGACTGCACCGCGCTCAAGGCCGCCGGGCGGCTCTAG
- a CDS encoding sulfurtransferase yields the protein MNPLMDVARLTGLLAEGRRTVLLDVRWALGDPHGRDHYLAGHLPGAVFVDLATELAAHAEPRRGRHPLPAPADFQASARGWGINDGDVVVAYDDTGNMAAARAWWMLRNAGFPEAYLLDGGLAAWRAAGLAVETGPVQPVPGNVALGDGAMPVADAGAAATWAESGLLLDARAGERYRGEVEPVDPRAGHIPGAVSAPTSENIDELGIFLPADALRSRFEALGVREEVPVAVYCGSGVTAAHQVAALAAAGFAAALYPGSFSEWSNHPDLPVATGPEAGSSAREPAGNGAAGKGSVAL from the coding sequence ATGAATCCCCTCATGGACGTGGCCCGGCTTACGGGGCTCCTCGCGGAAGGCCGGCGCACCGTGCTGCTGGACGTGCGGTGGGCGCTGGGGGATCCGCACGGCAGGGACCACTACCTCGCAGGCCACTTGCCCGGCGCCGTGTTCGTGGACCTGGCCACGGAACTTGCTGCCCACGCAGAGCCCCGGCGGGGGAGGCACCCCCTGCCCGCGCCGGCGGACTTCCAGGCGTCTGCCCGCGGCTGGGGGATCAACGACGGCGACGTGGTGGTGGCCTACGACGACACCGGAAACATGGCTGCCGCCAGGGCGTGGTGGATGCTGCGCAACGCCGGGTTCCCCGAGGCATACCTGCTCGACGGCGGCCTGGCCGCCTGGCGGGCCGCCGGCCTGGCGGTCGAAACGGGACCGGTGCAGCCGGTACCGGGGAACGTGGCCCTGGGCGACGGCGCCATGCCCGTGGCCGACGCCGGTGCTGCCGCCACCTGGGCGGAGAGCGGGCTCCTGCTCGATGCGCGGGCAGGGGAGCGGTACCGCGGCGAGGTTGAGCCGGTGGACCCGCGTGCCGGGCACATCCCAGGCGCCGTCAGCGCGCCGACGTCGGAGAACATCGATGAATTGGGCATATTCCTGCCGGCTGACGCGCTGCGGAGCAGGTTCGAGGCGCTGGGCGTCCGGGAAGAGGTACCCGTGGCCGTGTACTGCGGCTCCGGTGTGACCGCCGCGCACCAGGTGGCCGCGCTGGCCGCCGCGGGATTTGCGGCGGCGCTGTACCCGGGCTCGTTCTCGGAGTGGTCGAACCACCCGGACCTCCCCGTGGCCACAGGCCCCGAAGCCGGAAGTAGCGCCCGGGAGCCGGCTGGAAACGGCGCCGCCGGCAAGGGTAGCGTCGCACTATGA
- a CDS encoding PLP-dependent cysteine synthase family protein, which yields MRRITAENNRSADTHLYAIPLPEHWGVQLYLKDESTHRSGSLKHRLARSLFLFGLVNGWIRSGTTIVEASSGSTAVSEAYFAQLLGLPFIAVMARSTSPEKIALIEQFGGSCLLVDHASDVYSAAEEVAATSNGHYMDQFTYAERATDWRGNNNIAESIFGQLSREEHPVPDWIVVGAGTGGTSATIGRYLRYHSHPTQLLVVDPENSAFYPGWLGEGTGATVPATGLPSRIEGIGRPRMEPSFVPSVIDRMVQVPDAASVAAMRHLRSLAGLHAGPSTGTNLWGVWQLVAEMVADGRRGSVVSLMCDGGERYAGSYHNAQWLASRGLEPAPWEAVIAEFFETGRWTAA from the coding sequence ATCCGCAGGATCACGGCGGAGAACAACCGTTCCGCCGACACCCATCTCTATGCCATTCCGCTGCCTGAGCACTGGGGCGTCCAGCTTTACCTGAAGGATGAGTCCACGCACAGGTCAGGCAGCCTGAAGCACCGCTTGGCACGTTCCCTCTTCCTCTTCGGCCTGGTCAACGGCTGGATCCGTTCCGGTACCACCATCGTCGAGGCCTCCAGCGGCAGCACCGCCGTCTCCGAGGCCTACTTCGCCCAGCTGCTCGGGCTGCCGTTCATCGCGGTCATGGCCCGCAGTACCAGCCCGGAAAAGATCGCACTGATCGAACAGTTCGGCGGTTCCTGCCTCCTGGTGGATCACGCCTCCGACGTGTACTCGGCGGCGGAAGAGGTGGCCGCCACTTCCAACGGGCACTACATGGACCAGTTCACGTACGCCGAGCGGGCTACGGACTGGCGCGGCAATAACAACATCGCCGAGTCCATCTTCGGCCAGCTCAGCCGGGAAGAGCATCCGGTGCCGGACTGGATCGTGGTGGGAGCCGGAACAGGAGGCACCAGTGCCACCATCGGCCGTTACCTCCGGTACCACAGCCATCCCACGCAGCTGCTGGTGGTGGATCCCGAGAATTCAGCCTTCTACCCGGGGTGGCTTGGAGAAGGGACCGGCGCCACAGTCCCCGCCACGGGGCTGCCGTCCCGCATCGAAGGCATCGGACGGCCGCGCATGGAACCGAGTTTCGTGCCGTCAGTGATCGACCGGATGGTCCAGGTCCCGGACGCGGCGTCCGTCGCTGCCATGCGGCATCTCCGGTCCCTCGCCGGGCTCCACGCCGGCCCTTCAACGGGTACGAATCTCTGGGGCGTGTGGCAGCTCGTCGCGGAGATGGTGGCTGACGGCCGCCGCGGCAGCGTCGTCTCTCTGATGTGCGACGGCGGCGAACGCTACGCGGGCAGTTACCACAACGCCCAGTGGCTGGCCTCCCGGGGCCTGGAACCCGCGCCGTGGGAAGCGGTCATTGCGGAGTTCTTCGAGACCGGCCGCTGGACGGCAGCCTAG
- a CDS encoding NAD(P)-dependent alcohol dehydrogenase, translated as MTPGRPVPPPLAKPVEPVAGLPGGGLPASGAAGLLAAARGAVSPDSGLVPLTVARRAPKTDDVEIAIEFCGLCHSDVHAARGEWGGQNYPLVPGHEIVGRVSRIGAGVTDFAVGDRVGVGCIVDSCRECESCLDGLEQYCENGMTGTYGATDRRNGDAVTQGGYSSLIVVDRRYVLRVPDALDPAAAAPLLCAGVTTYSPLRHFDVEEGDVVGVVGLGGLGHMAVKLAKAMGARVVVFTTSESKVAAALDLGADEVVLSRDEDAMARANRTIDVIIDTVAAPHDLNSLFRTLRVDGALFQLGLPSGEMPPVNPRTLIRRRVAYAGSLIGGIAETQEMLDFCAEHGVLADIEVVGAHQLDEAYDRMVAGDVKYRFVLDAGTLHSPAKEADV; from the coding sequence ATGACCCCAGGACGCCCCGTTCCCCCGCCCCTTGCCAAACCTGTCGAACCCGTTGCCGGCCTTCCCGGCGGCGGCCTCCCCGCCAGCGGTGCCGCCGGGCTGCTGGCTGCAGCCCGCGGAGCCGTCTCTCCGGACAGTGGCCTGGTCCCGCTGACCGTTGCCCGCCGTGCCCCCAAGACCGACGACGTCGAAATCGCCATCGAATTCTGCGGCCTCTGCCATTCCGACGTCCACGCCGCCCGGGGCGAGTGGGGCGGGCAAAACTACCCGCTGGTTCCCGGCCACGAGATTGTGGGACGGGTCAGCCGCATCGGTGCCGGCGTCACGGACTTCGCCGTGGGTGACCGCGTGGGCGTCGGCTGCATCGTGGATTCCTGCCGGGAATGCGAAAGCTGCCTCGACGGCCTGGAGCAGTACTGCGAAAACGGCATGACCGGCACGTACGGTGCCACGGACCGCAGGAACGGGGACGCCGTAACCCAGGGCGGCTACTCCTCCTTGATCGTGGTGGACCGCCGGTACGTCCTCCGAGTCCCGGACGCACTGGACCCGGCTGCCGCCGCGCCGCTGCTCTGCGCCGGTGTGACCACTTACTCTCCGTTGCGTCACTTCGATGTTGAAGAAGGCGATGTAGTGGGTGTGGTGGGCCTGGGCGGACTCGGGCACATGGCGGTCAAACTCGCCAAGGCCATGGGTGCACGGGTGGTCGTTTTCACCACCTCGGAATCCAAGGTTGCCGCCGCACTGGACCTGGGAGCGGACGAGGTGGTCCTGTCCCGGGACGAGGACGCCATGGCGCGCGCCAACCGGACCATCGACGTCATCATTGATACCGTCGCGGCGCCGCACGACCTGAACTCACTGTTCCGTACCCTCCGCGTGGACGGCGCGCTGTTCCAGCTCGGCCTGCCGTCCGGGGAGATGCCTCCGGTCAATCCGCGGACCCTCATCCGCCGCCGCGTGGCCTATGCAGGCTCATTGATCGGCGGTATCGCAGAGACTCAGGAGATGCTGGACTTCTGCGCCGAACACGGCGTGCTGGCCGATATCGAAGTGGTCGGTGCGCACCAGCTTGATGAAGCCTACGACCGGATGGTTGCCGGCGACGTCAAGTACCGTTTCGTGCTGGACGCCGGAACCCTTCACTCACCCGCCAAGGAGGCAGACGTATGA